From the genome of Streptomyces sp. NBC_01116, one region includes:
- a CDS encoding serine hydrolase domain-containing protein: MVIKRNSTKLSLVVGAVCATMLTLAAPAAHAGTAEDDHTATLAALKAFQASAGPGAAIHAGGPGQSWTLSAGTGTINSVRPIRPDEHFRIGSQTKTFTAVVLLQLVDEGKVSLDTPIADYLPGVVTGNGYDGTRITVRHLLQHTGGLAAFNPQVVIDKPVSNPDGTYALAELVRKGLSFAPVSAPGAGFTYSNTNYLILGMLVEKVTGQPVHETVTKRVIEPLGLSRTVFPAPGDRALPTPAVNGYHGLRVGSFYFWTPALTYDPSLFSSAGAMISTLKDVTAFYQALVAGKVVSAAGLAEMQKVREAEPGVSAGLGIHRNELSCGIVAWGHSGGVPGYTSKTLVAENGRHASVVTNALFQVNPPVGQLRELLDTALCEDTAQRS, from the coding sequence ATGGTGATCAAACGGAACAGCACGAAACTCTCCCTCGTGGTCGGCGCCGTGTGCGCGACGATGCTGACGCTGGCGGCCCCGGCGGCGCACGCCGGGACTGCCGAGGACGATCACACCGCAACCCTCGCGGCGCTCAAGGCGTTCCAGGCAAGCGCAGGCCCGGGCGCCGCGATCCACGCCGGGGGCCCCGGTCAGTCCTGGACCCTGTCGGCGGGCACGGGGACCATCAACAGCGTCCGACCCATCCGGCCGGACGAGCACTTCCGCATCGGCAGCCAGACCAAGACCTTCACCGCGGTGGTCCTGCTGCAACTGGTCGACGAGGGCAAGGTCTCGCTGGATACGCCCATCGCGGACTACCTGCCCGGTGTGGTCACCGGCAACGGCTACGACGGCACCCGGATCACCGTGCGCCATCTGCTGCAGCACACCGGCGGCCTCGCCGCGTTCAACCCGCAGGTGGTCATCGACAAGCCCGTATCCAACCCGGACGGCACATACGCACTGGCCGAGTTGGTGCGCAAGGGGCTGAGCTTCGCACCGGTCTCCGCACCCGGGGCCGGCTTCACCTACTCCAACACCAACTATCTGATCCTCGGCATGCTGGTCGAGAAGGTGACGGGGCAGCCGGTGCACGAGACCGTCACCAAGCGCGTCATCGAACCGCTGGGCCTGAGCCGAACCGTCTTCCCCGCCCCCGGCGACCGCGCCCTGCCGACCCCGGCCGTCAACGGCTATCACGGGTTGCGCGTCGGGAGCTTCTACTTCTGGACGCCCGCCCTCACCTACGACCCGTCCCTCTTCAGCAGCGCGGGAGCGATGATCTCGACACTGAAGGACGTCACCGCCTTCTACCAGGCACTGGTCGCGGGCAAGGTCGTCTCGGCCGCGGGCCTGGCCGAGATGCAGAAGGTGCGGGAGGCCGAACCCGGTGTCAGCGCCGGCCTCGGCATCCACAGGAACGAGCTGTCCTGCGGCATCGTGGCCTGGGGCCACAGCGGCGGGGTGCCTGGCTACACGTCGAAGACCCTGGTCGCCGAGAACGGCCGGCACGCATCCGTCGTGACCAACGCGCTGTTCCAGGTCAACCCACCGGTCGGCCAGCTGCGCGAACTCCTGGACACGGCTCTGTGCGAGGACACGGCGCAGCGCTCCTGA